The genome window gatcatccatgcccctagagagcctttccccaggggactgtgtctgtgctggcctcatcggatgcttctgcccccttcccatgctccctgcagggccccaagctggtggtgctgctctgcagagccagcaggctgtggtgcatgagAGCCACggggagacagtcccaggaagatccctgctgatcatcaccatctccagggacactggcacccacaagtgaaagctcagtccaggcctccttccctaattcatgACCCCAAGCCCTCCTCCCCTTAGCCCATGGAGAACcgaagcacagcagcatggcctcatggGGGCAATTTTTCAGCCTGatcctgacctctgctttggaagaagagcccaacctgcagacagtggcacagagaaaacctccttttattacagagacacGACATGGGAGGCCAGCTATACCGTGGTGccagacacatgtgcaaagacctctggttCAGACAGACTGGGTTCAGGCATCTAGAGAAGCAGAAGGGATGGAGATGTACCTGGGCAAATATGATTAGCACAGACATGATTATCAAAGTACAGGATGTACCCCACATAGtttggaaatcacttgtgaagtgacatgtgaagggcttattgctgctgaaagactactgattgaatcagcttcttcattgcatccttgagctcctggttcctcatgctgtagatgagggggttcactgctgcaggcaccactgagtacagaaccgACACAACCACATCCAACGATGGGCAGTCTGAGGGGGGTTTCAGGTAGGCAACTatgccagtgctgataaacagggagacaaCAACCAGGTGGGGAAGACacgtggagaaggctttgtgctgcccctgctcagaggggatcctcagcacagccctgaagatctgcacataggacagcacaatgaaaacaaaacacccaaaagctaaaGAGACACAAAacacaataagcccaacttccctgaggtaggagtgtgagcaggagagcttgaggatctgggggatttcacagaagaactggtccagggcattgccttggcagaggggtatggaaaatgtattggccgtgagcagcacagcagtgagaaacccactgccccaggcagctgctgccatgtggacacaagctctgctgcccaggagggtcccgtagtgcaggggtttgcagatggcaatgtagcggtcataggccattaCTGCGAGGAGATAATACTCTGCTGtgatcaagaagaggaagaaaaagacttgtgcagcacatcctgtgtaggagatggccctggtgtcccacagggaactgaccatggatttggggactgtggtagagatggagcccaggtcaatgagggagaggttgaggaggaagaagtacatgggggtgtggaggtggtggtcccaggctacggcggtgatgatgaggccgttgcccaggagggcagccaggtagatgcccaggaagagccagaagtgcaagagctgcagctcccgtttGTCCGcaaaggccaggaggaggaactgggtgatggagctgctgttggacatctgctaccTCAGGGCATGGGGGCCTGTCCTTAGAGGAAGATTCAATgaagagttaggggagacttctttGAGGTCAATCACTAGACCTTTACCATGctacaccccaccaccacccccaccccaattccTTCTCtaggagaccttccttcagctctgtgcctggagctctgggtggtgctggtgagtgtgccctgaggagaagggcctctgcccactggctgctcaggagtcagccctgctctgcggcAGTGACTTCATGggaacagtgtgggcaggggccagacctggtgttcagctgtgtcagatgaaactgctcctaatgcagaagggcctgtcagcatcTGCTCTCCCAGTGCTAAGGAtccaggatggcagaaggcactttgagaggttttagggttttttcaagctccctccatctcacTTGGGGAGTATTCTTCATtgtcagaacccctcagcatttctctTGCACACAGGGAGAACCGAGTGAGTTCTGCGAGGCAAGAGAATTGCCTGTGGCACAGTGCAGAGTGAGGGAGCTGGTCTGTCCCTCCgtcttgttcccagctggccTGGGATTGCACCTTCGTGAGATGGAGGGCGATCACACTCTtaccttaccctgaaaaacaaccagacactactgagagcagagggacccaccacagaccacgcaatgtctcaccctttctcaaggtctcagcaccccacttctagccaaggacacacagggctcatttcaccaacccagcagcatttcctcggttgtagtatctctgcacttctccatggggctttcagataaaacagaggtgctctgcacaggtctgcatcctggagggcagctcacagcttggagggacaccccagggagatagccaattgtcctcctagtgctggcatctcagaaagagaaaatggactctttccccagccccacaggtgagagggaagctgggacatctgttcccatggacacaccggcatgaagggacccacaagatcagtgtgggactctgcagctgaaactcccatccccggagagtctgacagcaagaacaagagaaatttaaaagagagaagtggagaaaccaggcaaagtgcagtgagggtctggccgagagaggccaggggagaggcagccgggcactcagggcagcgttacctgtacccagctgtgcacaacacctcccagactgtgataatgccggacagttgccctcagccccattgctggtcactgggaaatgggcccgtggcaggagggatggatgcccttcgcctcttctgctggtctgctggacacagaggtgcctcccagcctagaccccatggccgtgagggctgagggctgtgctgggtgggagaggagagatgaagggggttgctcggggaaggcatctgcagtgcagggctggccgggaggtggCCATATCTCTCCTGCCACAGGgtttccataagcagttccctcccttcctgcccatctctgctgcctgcagctgtcccagctgggagctgtttctctggccccatgtctcttccctgccagtgctcacagagcccagcccagcccctgtgtgcccggctctgccctgcagccacgctgtgtgtgcaggggctacagaagaggtcatacaaaccctgaggaacctggaaaggtgctgctggtgctacctgtaggctggcaggggatgaaggcacttgctgaggctcctagtacacctcagggtgacagtgtagaagcctcctccccttctctaagctgcacggctgtgtttccatccaacccaggtgagccagagaaaagtggaagcacagattcaggaaagcacagactcaagcaagaaacccctgccatgaccgtactcatgaaaagtcccctcagaaatgctctgggcatgatctggagctgtgagcagccctgacccacgcagcagaaggaccctgccctgccgggggtccctccttccacccacagcttctccccgcagcgctgtgggcagctccccgggcaggctgagtgctgaccctggcaggtggctgaatccctgccccagcacgcagcaccctggggtgcagggaccctgctctgaaggacagccctgggcacccctgcatgcacacccagcatcacacccctgcggtccttcctggaagaaggcagccatcatgtcttGCACCTATGACAGAGCGGAAGAAAAGCCACATAAGGTTGTTCTTCTCCTCCATAGAAGAGAAGTTgtgagagctctcctgaaagatcccagaggctatgggatgtgccagcttttggagatctctccaggaactgcagctgcattgccctgcagccaaaGACTTACCGTGTTGAGgcctgtgaagatttctcccctgGTGAGCTGTCAGcgtcctccaagcccaggctgcctttaacctctctctgcctcactgctctcccctcgctgcctgcaggcagtgccctcagccctgctgccctttgcagaggagctgctcctgggcagagctgtctctctgcagcgctgcccgcttgccaggagctccctccatgccaggagcccagcccagctcagcagcagaggaccagcccaaggcagcactttctctgctcccccctcccctccactcccggctccctcgaggtgtcccggggtctccagggctgacagctcctgaaaggcagcacggtcactcctggggagcacagctggaagcagactgaagtcatcactgcctgtccctctctaaacactagacgggctgagtcctgcagcgggaattgctctgccagggagtgtggatctgcaggaggtgtcaatgttcccctctggaaacccctgttcctgtcccattgtcaggcagggcacgtaggCAGTGACAAGCAGGGTACCTTTCCACATatgcagggcagggattgagccaagtccaggtaggcatctcagctctcatcagtattcctggaggccggagggggatagggcttctccagtacaccccacagacccacaggaggtgggattcctcttgcctcagctcagctgcacaaaatccctgtgagctccttatctaagctgccatgtcaatactggagacagaggccaggagtgagcttgtccaatgcaaacacctggtggcatttgaggtgccagaggtggttcaggacatgtgcaggagactgcaagctctaatggagcaattctgagagacagggcagcatctgggcaccttgtcttggaggctggtgggggaTCCCTTTGGCCAACTGAAATCATAGAAGGtgatcacacttaggacaaccaaacctgtacctgctgaggatgtttagggcagccgatagaggtattcacccaacaaaatgaagtcatgtgccacagggggagctcagtctgcttgtctcttctccatcagttgtatttcctgcatctccactaagcggaaccgaaggtttaccatggacatccctacattgcctaccctgttgcagggcagctgctcaacctaatggccaaatgcaggcctgtagggctccctcaggtgccaacgctgcccagcacaagtggagggtgcagctggctgggcagtgcaggacctacagcacagctatccccattcagggctggtccataacagacaccccagggcatctcaggtacatttggtgcgtgtgagcaagagactgaatgccaccactgcagtgagacaaggtctgtcccatgtctgtccagcagccgcaggcagtgcatcaatacgaggcacgtcacagcagggtctctgcTCGTGTGCCAacgcttccaaatgctgctgattcttcttacccccatcctttattcacccccttgatgatgcaacccaggaacaggtgaatgattttcacagtgtgcccggacaacaggatgtccatagcaaaggacgttttcagcagcaacttgtccttcctggaggtcaccttcacctctaccacaggccctccaggctgcagagactctgcagacagcaaagtcctctcctgccaggactgcacagtccaaacatggttctctctggcactggggagcacagggtgtgcgctctttatgggcacatcatttcatccttacattgccatctgccatccactccagcatgcctctgctctcaaggaaaggctttgcttgcacaggGTCTCGGGCACCAGATCTGtgataaggctgaggctggccctggtggcaccaagctgaggtgctgcagcccaaatgtgcaccaatggcctcagcctggagcacacacaggaggagctggagccccgtgtgctgtcacagagctgtgacattgatataatacctgctgaggtgtggtgggacagctcaggaaccttgaggtgctgcaatggatggatagaggctcctcagaaaagacaggtggggaagatcaggagggggaggccctcagtgtgagggagctgcctgggtgtatggaggtcctctatgggatgggcagcagattgggtgagctcttgtgggggagggtcacaggagagaccaggcagggagacatgctggtgggaaatccttacctggagtcaggtgaggaagaggacaaagtcttattgaagcaatttgaggaaggccagttcaatgaccccacaccacccttggggactttaattgacctgacctcatgggaaggggaaactgcagggtgcaaaccgtcccagaggtttctgcaggttcctggggccagcttcttagcacagctgccatgtgtgcccacataggtgatgctcacctggatctggtaatttctgtaatggtgccctcccaccaaagggtggggtatcaccaaccccagggtcaagctggctgtgactttgtggatctgaaacctgaaatcctccaaaaacggagatcacagagagtctcttcgtttcctacagcatcattcaggctggaagggaccttgggaggtatCTCGACCAagctcctgctccaagcagggtcataccagattgctcagggctttacccaaatgtt of Mycteria americana isolate JAX WOST 10 ecotype Jacksonville Zoo and Gardens unplaced genomic scaffold, USCA_MyAme_1.0 Scaffold_148, whole genome shotgun sequence contains these proteins:
- the LOC142403251 gene encoding olfactory receptor 14A16-like, which translates into the protein MSNSSSITQFLLLAFADKRELQLLHFWLFLGIYLAALLGNGLIITAVAWDHHLHTPMYFFLLNLSLIDLGSISTTVPKSMVSSLWDTRAISYTGCAAQVFFFLFLITAEYYLLAVMAYDRYIAICKPLHYGTLLGSRACVHMAAAAWGSGFLTAVLLTANTFSIPLCQGNALDQFFCEIPQILKLSCSHSYLREVGLIVFCVSLAFGCFVFIVLSYVQIFRAVLRIPSEQGQHKAFSTCLPHLVVVSLFISTGIVAYLKPPSDCPSLDVVVSVLYSVVPAAVNPLIYSMRNQELKDAMKKLIQSVVFQQQ